The proteins below come from a single Faecalibaculum rodentium genomic window:
- a CDS encoding GNAT family N-acetyltransferase: protein MRMTKRLNFRMWRESDAGLLYSQDRGRGYAVYLNWKEPSSPDHAREIIRQRLQHSLCWMITFRDGSLAGCLEIGLQDHEIGFWICDSAMEGEYAQEILKTGAAHAFENLDLKELWSGFDPGDKRSEKLLADCGFIQDHWVIRENENREFRKTVMVCRKR, encoded by the coding sequence ATGAGAATGACAAAACGGCTGAATTTCAGAATGTGGCGGGAATCCGATGCAGGATTGTTGTACAGTCAGGATCGTGGCAGGGGATACGCGGTGTATCTGAACTGGAAAGAACCGTCCAGTCCTGACCATGCAAGAGAAATCATTCGGCAGAGACTGCAGCATAGTCTTTGCTGGATGATTACGTTCAGGGATGGTTCCCTGGCCGGCTGTCTGGAGATTGGACTTCAAGATCATGAAATCGGATTCTGGATCTGTGATTCAGCTATGGAAGGTGAGTATGCGCAAGAGATTCTGAAGACGGGTGCAGCCCATGCATTTGAGAATCTGGATCTGAAGGAACTCTGGTCCGGTTTTGATCCGGGAGACAAGCGTTCAGAGAAGCTCCTGGCTGACTGTGGATTCATTCAGGATCATTGGGTAATCCGGGAGAACGAAAATAGAGAATTCAGAAAAACAGTCATGGTGTGCAGAAAACGGTAG
- a CDS encoding UDP-N-acetylglucosamine 1-carboxyvinyltransferase — MEEVIKIEGGRKLRGSVRISGSKNSTVALIPAAILGSEPVTIYGVPHISDVNSLTQLLRELGVYVESRSDDTLYIDPRNMENRPMVSHAVSKLRASYYFMGALLGKFGHAEIQMPGGCYLGPRPIDLHLKGFEALGADIKYEHGCYILDAPRLKGNRIFLDISSVGATINIMMAAVFAQGRTVIENAAREPEIIDIATLLNKMGAKIHGMGTSSLVIDGVKDLHGCSHEIIPDRIEAATYILIAAAMAEEMTIENIIPQHLEAILMKLEEIGIDMKVGPDFVKISHTDKPLRPTEIMTKPYPGFATDVQQPFTAILTQCQGQSVVTETIYTERFKHCGELNKMGADIDVRIPSGFVNGPTRLTGTSVVATDLRCGAGLVVAGLMADGVTEIHDVYHIDRGYDNLDGKLQSLGAKIWREPVE, encoded by the coding sequence ATGGAAGAAGTCATAAAGATTGAAGGCGGAAGGAAACTGCGGGGTTCAGTCCGTATCAGTGGTTCAAAGAATTCGACAGTAGCCCTGATTCCGGCAGCGATTCTCGGCAGTGAGCCCGTCACGATTTATGGTGTTCCCCATATCTCGGATGTGAACTCCCTGACTCAGCTGCTGCGTGAACTGGGGGTATACGTAGAATCCCGAAGTGATGATACGCTTTACATTGATCCCCGGAACATGGAAAATCGTCCGATGGTTTCCCACGCTGTCTCCAAGCTCCGTGCCAGTTACTATTTTATGGGCGCTCTTCTGGGCAAATTCGGGCACGCGGAGATACAGATGCCAGGCGGATGCTATCTTGGCCCAAGACCCATTGATCTTCACTTAAAGGGATTCGAAGCACTTGGGGCCGATATTAAATATGAACATGGCTGTTATATTCTGGATGCCCCCCGCCTGAAGGGCAACCGGATTTTCCTGGATATTTCCAGCGTGGGAGCCACCATCAATATCATGATGGCTGCGGTGTTTGCGCAAGGCCGAACGGTCATCGAAAATGCTGCCAGAGAGCCGGAAATCATTGATATTGCCACACTGCTGAACAAAATGGGGGCCAAGATCCATGGAATGGGCACAAGTTCGCTTGTCATTGACGGTGTGAAGGATCTGCATGGGTGCAGTCACGAAATCATCCCGGACCGGATCGAAGCTGCAACCTATATTCTGATTGCGGCGGCGATGGCAGAGGAAATGACGATCGAGAATATCATCCCTCAGCACCTGGAAGCGATTCTGATGAAGCTGGAAGAAATTGGCATTGATATGAAGGTCGGACCGGATTTCGTGAAAATAAGTCATACAGACAAACCCCTCCGTCCCACAGAAATCATGACCAAGCCATATCCAGGATTTGCAACAGATGTACAGCAGCCATTTACAGCCATTCTGACACAATGTCAGGGGCAGTCTGTGGTAACAGAAACCATTTATACTGAACGGTTCAAGCACTGTGGAGAGCTGAACAAAATGGGTGCGGATATTGATGTGCGCATTCCGTCAGGGTTTGTGAATGGTCCGACCAGGCTTACAGGCACAAGTGTGGTCGCTACCGACCTTCGCTGTGGTGCGGGACTGGTAGTGGCTGGTCTGATGGCGGATGGCGTCACGGAGATTCATGATGTCTACCATATTGACCGCGGGTATGACAATCTGGATGGCAAGCTGCAGTCACTGGGAGCGAAAATCTGGCGGGAGCCGGTGGAATAA